A portion of the Blautia hansenii DSM 20583 genome contains these proteins:
- a CDS encoding phage tail tape measure protein: MADHIERVIVQGEVELDTSAAEKKKENLAKPIKIELSANDKAIFNNITSAINVLQVKIDRLNFKNLEKKLSKSLAESSKNGVDEIKNQAKLIDDAFNKTLWKSMDKNGNKTSHTFAGVLRDMRQELVSMSTYISKLTNSKDNELSLKVKIENINDFTQSMQEAKGRIETFQDVLDQLDNNSVFSLLNEQIKDITSSIQILTNNFKELNTAAEKYANLPDKVPKRKKVSSDKTIGQIYEEKRKEEEKRIAAEKKALEKLQNEEDKKAAKIQKQKDSQTSVNYVDMAIARREKEARDFAKRLKNDMSERYDISKTLDKFQKWDDKIKSYNELGSKFEGATAYQKILPVLEKVKNAFSDINSEIAKGDNADFSKIEQQMNEIASSVKKVDTAFEGLQKPAGNLGKIASNDTLSWLEKNTKALKKYGEELKEIATLQAKATTKGELDSLTGRRNELVSSAKREGLVGKNWTDSFKKSLGSLSQIFGSFSLLNRADDIAHEMIGTIHEVDDALTDLQMATSVSDKEAQSLMETYSQMGKELKATGVDVAKSNTEWLKQGKSLKEAETLTTDSIILSKVGDLSSEESTKYLTSAMKGFKVEAKDALNIVDQLSAVDMASATDVGGLAEAMSKTAVTAQDAGIEMQRLIGYIATVGETTQADMGSVGNAFKTIFTRMSDIKAGKFKLIDEDGTTETLSDVEQTLSNVGIDLRKTVTEYNDYGDVLDNLASKWDNLSQLQQNALAKAFAGTRQAEVFRTLMANYDSAKKYMQTANESEGYATEKFEAYQNSLSGAIEGFKNSFQTLSNTVVGSDFLKGIVNAGTTTLNILDSIIERFHTIPSLLGAFGIFQGFQGGGWSSQKIVCVSL, from the coding sequence ATGGCAGACCATATAGAACGAGTCATAGTACAGGGTGAGGTAGAGTTAGATACTAGCGCAGCAGAAAAGAAAAAAGAAAATCTTGCCAAACCTATTAAAATCGAATTGAGTGCAAATGATAAGGCAATTTTTAATAATATTACCAGTGCCATTAATGTGCTGCAAGTAAAAATAGACCGCTTAAATTTTAAAAATTTAGAGAAGAAACTATCTAAAAGCCTTGCTGAAAGTTCTAAAAATGGCGTAGATGAAATTAAAAATCAAGCCAAGTTGATTGACGATGCTTTCAATAAAACCTTATGGAAAAGCATGGATAAAAATGGGAATAAGACATCTCATACTTTTGCTGGCGTCTTGAGAGATATGCGACAAGAATTAGTTTCTATGAGCACATATATAAGCAAGCTCACCAATTCTAAAGACAACGAACTTAGTCTTAAAGTAAAAATTGAAAATATCAATGATTTTACTCAAAGTATGCAGGAAGCAAAAGGTCGGATAGAAACATTTCAAGATGTATTAGATCAGTTAGATAACAATTCTGTTTTTTCTTTACTCAATGAGCAAATTAAGGATATCACTTCTTCCATACAAATTCTCACCAACAATTTTAAAGAATTAAATACAGCCGCTGAGAAATATGCTAACCTACCGGATAAAGTTCCGAAGCGTAAAAAAGTATCTTCTGACAAAACCATTGGTCAAATATATGAAGAAAAAAGGAAAGAAGAAGAAAAGAGAATTGCTGCTGAGAAGAAAGCTTTAGAAAAGCTACAAAATGAAGAAGATAAAAAAGCAGCAAAGATTCAAAAACAAAAAGACTCACAAACTTCTGTTAATTATGTTGACATGGCAATTGCCAGAAGAGAAAAAGAAGCCAGAGATTTTGCCAAAAGATTAAAAAATGATATGTCTGAAAGATATGATATCAGCAAAACTTTAGACAAATTCCAAAAATGGGATGACAAAATAAAGTCCTATAATGAGTTAGGAAGTAAGTTTGAAGGTGCTACTGCATATCAGAAAATCCTTCCTGTACTAGAAAAAGTCAAAAATGCTTTTTCAGACATTAACTCAGAGATTGCAAAAGGTGATAATGCTGATTTTTCTAAAATAGAACAACAGATGAATGAAATTGCTTCATCGGTTAAAAAGGTTGATACAGCTTTTGAAGGGTTACAAAAACCAGCAGGTAATTTAGGTAAAATTGCTTCTAATGATACTTTAAGTTGGTTAGAAAAAAATACCAAAGCATTAAAAAAATATGGTGAAGAGTTAAAAGAAATTGCTACTTTGCAAGCAAAAGCAACTACTAAGGGAGAATTAGACTCCTTAACAGGAAGACGTAACGAATTAGTTTCTTCTGCTAAACGAGAAGGTTTAGTTGGGAAAAACTGGACAGACTCTTTTAAAAAGAGTTTGGGTAGTCTTTCTCAAATATTTGGTTCATTTTCTTTATTAAATCGAGCTGATGATATTGCTCATGAAATGATTGGTACAATTCATGAAGTAGACGATGCTTTAACTGATTTACAAATGGCTACAAGTGTTTCAGATAAAGAAGCGCAATCCTTAATGGAAACTTATAGCCAAATGGGTAAAGAATTAAAGGCTACTGGAGTTGATGTCGCTAAGTCAAATACTGAGTGGCTCAAACAAGGCAAAAGCTTAAAAGAAGCTGAAACCTTAACAACTGACTCTATTATTCTCTCTAAAGTTGGCGATTTATCCTCTGAGGAAAGTACAAAATATCTTACTTCTGCAATGAAAGGCTTTAAGGTAGAAGCCAAAGATGCTTTGAATATTGTAGATCAGTTATCTGCTGTAGATATGGCATCTGCTACTGATGTAGGCGGTTTAGCGGAAGCAATGTCAAAAACAGCAGTTACCGCACAGGATGCCGGTATTGAAATGCAACGTTTAATTGGTTACATAGCTACTGTTGGTGAAACCACTCAGGCTGATATGGGTTCTGTTGGTAACGCATTTAAAACAATCTTTACCAGAATGTCTGATATTAAAGCAGGAAAGTTTAAATTGATTGATGAGGATGGTACAACAGAAACTCTTTCTGATGTAGAGCAAACTTTATCAAATGTAGGTATAGATTTAAGAAAAACTGTAACAGAATATAACGATTATGGCGATGTTTTAGACAACTTGGCATCTAAGTGGGATAATCTGTCTCAATTACAACAAAATGCTTTAGCAAAAGCCTTTGCTGGAACAAGACAAGCGGAAGTATTTAGAACCCTTATGGCAAATTATGACAGTGCCAAGAAGTATATGCAAACAGCTAATGAAAGCGAAGGATATGCTACTGAAAAATTTGAAGCTTATCAAAATTCACTTTCAGGTGCAATTGAAGGGTTTAAAAATTCATTTCAAACATTATCTAACACAGTTGTCGGTTCAGATTTCTTAAAAGGAATTGTAAATGCTGGTACAACAACTCTCAATATTTTAGATAGTATAATTGAAAGATTTCATACAATCCCCTCCTTATTAGGAGCATTCGGTATTTTTCAAGGCTTTCAAGGCGGTGGTTGGAGTTCACAGAAAATCGTCTGTGTATCTCTATAG
- a CDS encoding RusA family crossover junction endodeoxyribonuclease: protein MEEKLVFTSPIPPSVNHYLAYRTIIKNGKPMAMSYKTKEAKDYQKNIIELIKKEVEKQRWVKSDNKFQHYYMDVVFYFPRVDMDANNYFKCLADAITDTELVWIDDTQLCERVMGIYYDNKNPRMEIEIKPVNYKGIFPNQNTYEEFVCKCETCKRYKRNCSILTKSIEGRITEDIENLECQKYKSIEKEDK, encoded by the coding sequence ATGGAAGAAAAATTAGTATTTACTTCTCCTATTCCACCTAGCGTTAATCATTACTTAGCATACCGCACAATTATTAAAAATGGAAAACCAATGGCTATGAGTTACAAAACGAAAGAAGCTAAGGATTACCAAAAAAATATTATAGAACTTATCAAAAAAGAAGTTGAAAAACAAAGATGGGTAAAGTCTGATAATAAATTTCAGCATTATTATATGGATGTAGTCTTCTATTTCCCTAGAGTCGATATGGATGCTAATAATTATTTCAAGTGTTTAGCAGATGCCATTACTGATACTGAATTAGTTTGGATAGATGATACACAGCTTTGTGAAAGAGTTATGGGAATTTATTATGACAATAAAAACCCAAGAATGGAAATTGAAATAAAACCTGTTAATTATAAAGGTATCTTTCCTAATCAAAACACTTATGAGGAATTTGTTTGTAAATGTGAAACATGTAAAAGATACAAACGTAATTGCAGTATTTTAACAAAGTCTATTGAAGGAAGAATTACGGAAGACATTGAAAACTTAGAATGTCAAAAATATAAATCAATTGAAAAAGAGGATAAATAA